The Paraburkholderia sp. PREW-6R genomic interval GCCATTCGCGATTACCTCGAAAACTACTACCGTCCCAACCTGCGCGTGAAGAATCGCGACGGCGGCACGGTGCTCGGCCCCTGGTTCGTCGACGCGGCCGACGTGCAGGACGTTACGCAGCTCGAACTGCGTACGTTCGTGAACGGCACGCGCCAGCAGCATGGCAATACGCGCGATCTCGTCACGGACATTCCGGCGCTGATCGAATACCTGAGCAGCTTCATGACGCTCGCGCCCGGCGACGTGATCCTGACCGGCACACCGGAAGGCATCGTCAACGTCAATGCGGGCGACGAAGTGGTTTGCGAGATCGACGGCCTGGGCCGTCTCGTCAACACGATTGCATCGGACGCGGACTTCAACCGCGACTGATCGGCGGCCCTACATGGGAAGGACAATGCAATGCGAATCGACCATCTGATCAACGGCAAGGCAGCCGCGGCCCACGACTATTTCGAAACGGTGAATCCGGCCACGCAGGACGTGCTCGCCGAAGTGGCGCGCGGTGGCGCGGAGCAAGTGGACGCGGCGGTGCGCGCGGCGAAGGACGCGTTTCCCGCGTGGGCCGCGAGACCCGCCGCCGAGCGTGCGAAGCTGATCCGAAAGCTCGGCGAGTTGATCGCGAAGAACGTGCCTGAAATTTCGGAAAACGAAACGAAGGACACAGGCCAGACGATCTCGCAAACGCGCAAGCAGCTCGTGCCGCGCGCCGCCGACAACTTCAGCTACTTCGCCGAGATGTGTACGCGTGTGGACGGCCACACGTATCCCACCGATACGCATCTGAACTACACGCTGTTCCATCCGGTCGGCGTGTGCGCGCTGATCTCGCCGTGGAACGTGCCGTTCATGACGGCGACCTGGAAGGTCGCGCCCTGCCTCGCATTCGGCAACACCGCCGTGCTCAAGATGAGCGAACTGTCGCCCGTGACGGCGTCGATGCTGGGCAACCTTGCACTGGAAGCCGGCATTCCGGCGGGCGTGCTGAACGTCGTGCACGGCTTCGGCAAGGAAACCGGCGAACCGCTGGTCGCGCATCCGGACGTTCACGCGGTGTCGTTCACGGGGTCCACGGCCACGGGCAACCGCATCGTGCAAACCGCCGGGCTGAAAAAGTTTTCAATGGAACTCGGCGGCAAATCGCCGTTCGTGATTTTCGACGACGCCGACTTCGAGCGCGCGCTCGACGCCGCCGTTTTCATGATCTTCTCGAACAATGGCGAGCGCTGCACCGCGGGTTCGCGAATTCTCGTGCAACGCTCGATTTACGCGCGTTTTGCCGAGCGTTTCATCGAGCGCGCGAAGCGTCTGACGGTGGGCGACCCGCTCGCCGACAAGACGATCGTCGGCCCAATGATCAGCCAGGGCCACCTCGCGAAGGTGCGCAGTTACATCGAGCTCGGTCCGAAAGAAGGCGCGACGCTCGCGTGCGGCGGCCTCGACACGCCGGAACTGTCCGACGCCATGCGCAAAGGCAATTTCGTGCAACCCACCGTGTTCGTCGACGTGGACAATCGCATGCGCATTGCGCAGGAAGAGATTTTCGGCCCCGTAGCGTGCCTGATTCCATTCGACGACGAAGCCGATGCGATCAGGCTCGCCAACGACATCTGCTACGGTCTGTCGAGCTATATCTGGACTGAAAGCAGCGGTCGCGCATTGCGCGTGGCGGCAGCCGTTGAAGCCGGCATGTGTTTCGTGAACAGCCAGAACGTACGTGATCTGCGGCAACCGTTCGGCGGCACGAAGGCATCGGGCGTCGGCCGTGAAGGCGGCACGTGGAGCTACGAAGTGTTCCTCGAACCGAAGAACGTGTGCGTGTCGCTCGGCTCGCACCACATTCCGCGCTGGGGCGTTTGAACCATCGGTGCCGGCGCGATGCGCGCGTGGCACAAACTGGAGACCATGATGGGCAAGCTCGCGCTGGCAGCAAAAGTCACACACGTGCCCTCGCTGTATTTATCCGAACTCGACGGCCCGCATAAAGGCTGCCGACAACCGGCCATCGACGGGCATCACGAAATCGGCCGCCGCTGCCGTGAACTCGGCGTGGATACAATCGTCGTGTTCGACGTGCACTGGCTCGTGAATAGCGAATATCACATCAACTGCGCGCCGAAATTCGAGGGTGTCTACACCAGCAACGAACTGCCGCATTTCATCAGGAACATGCCGTACGCGTACCCCGGCAACGTTGGGCTCGGCAACCTGATCGCGGAAGTCGCCAACGAAATGGGCGTAAAGACCCGCGCGCACAGCGAGACCACGCTGGAAATGGAGTACGGCACACTCGTGCCGATGCGCTACATGAACGGCGACCAGCACTTCAAAACCGTGTCGATCGCGGGCTGGTGCATGTGGCACGACCTCGAAACGAGCGCGCGCTTCGGCCTCGCCGTGCGCAAGGCGATCGAAGAGCGCTATGACGGGACCGTTGCGATTCTTGCAAGCGGGTCGCTCAGCCACCACTTTGCGAACAACGGCACCGCCGAGCAGTTCATGCACAAGGTATGGAGCCCCTTTCTCGAACAGATGGACCGCAAGGTGGTCGACCTGTGGGAAGCCGGCGACTGGAAAACCTTCTGCGGCATGCTGCCGCTCTACAACGAGAAATGCTGGGGCGAAGGCGGCATGCACGACACCGCCATGCTGCTCGGCGCGCTCGGCTGGGATCGTTACGACGGCAAGGTTGAAGTCATCACACCTTATTTCGGCAGCTCGGGCACCGGGCAGATCAACGCAATCTTCCCGGTCACGCCGCTGCCTGTCTAAGCGTCCAGTCGAAGGAGTTCACCGTGCCGCATCTCACCCTGGAATACAGCGCGAACCTCGCCACCGGCGAGAGCATCGGGCAATTGTGCCAAACACTCGCGCAATGCCTCGACGCACAACGCGAAAACGAGGAGCGCGTCTACCCGCTCGGCGGGATTCGCGTGCGCGCGCTGCGCTGTGAAGCGTACAGCATCGCCGACGGCCGCCCCGACGCGGCATTCGTGCACGCCAATCTGAAGATTGGCGCGGGCCGCTCCGAGGCCGCGAAGAAAGCCACCGGCGACGCGTTGTTCGACGCGATCAAACAACACTTTGCGCGGGAATTCGAGCAGCACG includes:
- the hpaD gene encoding 3,4-dihydroxyphenylacetate 2,3-dioxygenase — translated: MGKLALAAKVTHVPSLYLSELDGPHKGCRQPAIDGHHEIGRRCRELGVDTIVVFDVHWLVNSEYHINCAPKFEGVYTSNELPHFIRNMPYAYPGNVGLGNLIAEVANEMGVKTRAHSETTLEMEYGTLVPMRYMNGDQHFKTVSIAGWCMWHDLETSARFGLAVRKAIEERYDGTVAILASGSLSHHFANNGTAEQFMHKVWSPFLEQMDRKVVDLWEAGDWKTFCGMLPLYNEKCWGEGGMHDTAMLLGALGWDRYDGKVEVITPYFGSSGTGQINAIFPVTPLPV
- a CDS encoding 5-carboxymethyl-2-hydroxymuconate Delta-isomerase, producing the protein MPHLTLEYSANLATGESIGQLCQTLAQCLDAQRENEERVYPLGGIRVRALRCEAYSIADGRPDAAFVHANLKIGAGRSEAAKKATGDALFDAIKQHFAREFEQHGLALSLEINEFSEAGTWKHNNLHARLKA
- the hpaE gene encoding 5-carboxymethyl-2-hydroxymuconate semialdehyde dehydrogenase, which encodes MRIDHLINGKAAAAHDYFETVNPATQDVLAEVARGGAEQVDAAVRAAKDAFPAWAARPAAERAKLIRKLGELIAKNVPEISENETKDTGQTISQTRKQLVPRAADNFSYFAEMCTRVDGHTYPTDTHLNYTLFHPVGVCALISPWNVPFMTATWKVAPCLAFGNTAVLKMSELSPVTASMLGNLALEAGIPAGVLNVVHGFGKETGEPLVAHPDVHAVSFTGSTATGNRIVQTAGLKKFSMELGGKSPFVIFDDADFERALDAAVFMIFSNNGERCTAGSRILVQRSIYARFAERFIERAKRLTVGDPLADKTIVGPMISQGHLAKVRSYIELGPKEGATLACGGLDTPELSDAMRKGNFVQPTVFVDVDNRMRIAQEEIFGPVACLIPFDDEADAIRLANDICYGLSSYIWTESSGRALRVAAAVEAGMCFVNSQNVRDLRQPFGGTKASGVGREGGTWSYEVFLEPKNVCVSLGSHHIPRWGV